From a single Apium graveolens cultivar Ventura chromosome 2, ASM990537v1, whole genome shotgun sequence genomic region:
- the LOC141705856 gene encoding protein-tyrosine-phosphatase MKP1-like yields MLEKDDAATSDGAGDSGGSFSGPCPSPVPRKTYSRSWSDSGLMLPRHDPNGGNDSWDPNEDNGGRGLFKVPSNFKTRGNLRARSNLPPLQPLTVTHGRSEPAPVSDDVGKLPPCKPVWRDSNGEQSKLNLSSVHGVGDNYELLRKEKRAIFDKECSKVAEHIYLGGSAVASDREILGKHGITHILNCVGLVCPEYFKADFVYHTLWLRDRSSEDITSILYDVFDYFEYVREQQGRVFVHCCQGVSRSTSLVIAYLIWRERKSFDDAFQNVKAAREIADPNIGFACQLVQCQKRVHSFPLSPNSLLRMYRISPHSSYDPLHLVPKMLKSPTPAALDSRGAFIIHIPSDIYVWIGLKCETIMERDARGAACQIVRYEKLKGPVVAIKEGEEPSYFWDAFSSLLPLMGKSSNLVDVTESSKKLIPGERKVSSYNADYEEFQKAITGGFVPPCASSGSTHETHFPVRESCWSALRHKLTTESVKEIASDQNHLSQELIFSAQQN; encoded by the coding sequence ATGTTGGAGAAGGATGATGCTGCCACTAGTGATGGTGCTGGTGACAGTGGTGGTTCTTTCTCTGGGCCTTGTCCATCTCCAGTCCCCAGAAAAACGTATTCGCGGTCCTGGTCTGATTCAGGATTAATGTTACCACGACATGATCCAAATGGTGGGAATGATAGTTGGGATCCAAATGAAGACAATGGTGGGCGTGGTCTGTTTAAAGTCCCTTCAAATTTTAAAACTCGAGGAAATCTAAGGGCTAGGTCGAATTTGCCTCCGTTGCAGCCGCTCACAGTTACTCATGGACGATCAGAGCCAGCACCTGTGTCTGATGATGTTGGCAAGTTGCCGCCATGCAAACCTGTTTGGAGAGATAGTAATGGAGAGCAATCAAAGCTTAATTTGTCATCTGTTCATGGGGTTGGAGATAACTATGAGCTTCTTAGAAAGGAGAAGCGTGCTATATTTGATAAGGAATGTTCCAAGGTTGCGGAGCACATTTATCTTGGAGGCAGTGCAGTTGCGAGTGACAGGGAGATACTTGGAAAGCACGGAATCACCCATATTCTGAATTGTGTTGGTTTAGTCTGTCCAGAATATTTTAAGGCAGATTTTGTGTATCATACGTTGTGGTTACGTGATAGGTCATCGGAAGATATTACTAGCATATTGTATGatgtatttgattactttgaATATGTGAGGGAACAGCAGGGACGTGTATTTGTTCATTGTTGTCAAGGGGTCTCTCGTTCAACGTCATTGGTTATTGCTTACCTTATCTGGAGAGAAAGGAAAAGTTTTGATGACGCATTTCAGAATGTCAAGGCAGCTAGGGAAATTGCTGATCCAAATATTGGTTTTGCATGTCAATTGGTACAGTGCCAGAAAAGGGTGCATTCTTTTCCTCTGAGCCCCAATTCGTTACTGAGGATGTACAGGATTTCTCCTCACTCTTCGTACGATCCGTTGCATCTTGTGCCAAAAATGCTAAAATCTCCTACGCCAGCTGCTTTGGATTCTAGGGGTGCATTTATTATACATATACCGTCTGATATTTATGTTTGGATTGGTTTAAAATGTGAAACCATCATGGAAAGAGATGCAAGAGGAGCTGCTTGCCAGATTGTTCGGTATGAGAAATTAAAGGGACCTGTTGTAGCTATAAAGGAAGGAGAAGAGCCTTCATACTTCTGGGATGCTTTTTCCAGTCTGCTTCCTCTAATGGGCAAATCTAGCAACTTGGTGGATGTTACTGAGTCATCAAAGAAGCTTATTCCAGGCGAGAGAAAAGTGAGTTCATACAACGCTGATTATGAGGAATTTCAGAAAGCAATTACTGGGGGGTTTGTTCCTCCATGTGCATCATCTGGGAGTACACATGAAACACACTTTCCTGTAAGAGAGAGCTGTTGGAGTGCACTAAGGCATAAGCTTACCACTGAAAGCGTGAAGGAGATTGCTTCAGATCAGAACCACCTCTCTCAAGAATTAATCTTTAGTGCCCAACAAAACTGA